In one Streptomyces sp. NBC_01241 genomic region, the following are encoded:
- a CDS encoding ATP-binding cassette domain-containing protein, producing MSTRAPAVAARQLIKTYPGDVTALRGMDLDVDAGTVFGLLGPNGAGKSTTVKILTTLARPDSGTASVAGHDVLRHPDRVRRAIGVVAQKSGADPVATGRENLLLQGRLYGMRGAAVQRRVDELLDRFDLADAGKRQVKGYSGGMQRRLDVALGLVHRPEVLFLDEPTTGLDPEARTAMWDEISRLAGDEGLTIVLTTHYLEEADRLAERIAIVDRGRIVVEGAPDDLKGELRGDAVHMELRADGDTRAVDAALTGLPGVHEVLLDGRRVSVRAEDGAAAVPVLLAALERAGAAVAAATVARPSLDDVYLRYAGRRFSEADAADARQVPAPTPVGGAR from the coding sequence ATGAGCACCCGTGCGCCCGCAGTAGCGGCGCGACAGCTGATCAAGACCTATCCCGGCGACGTCACCGCACTGCGCGGCATGGACCTCGACGTCGACGCCGGCACGGTCTTCGGACTCCTCGGCCCCAACGGCGCCGGAAAGTCCACCACCGTCAAGATCCTCACGACCCTGGCCCGCCCCGACTCGGGCACCGCGAGCGTCGCCGGACACGATGTCCTGCGCCACCCCGACCGGGTCCGCCGCGCGATCGGAGTCGTCGCCCAGAAGTCCGGTGCCGACCCGGTCGCCACCGGCCGCGAGAACCTGCTGCTCCAAGGCAGGCTGTACGGGATGCGGGGCGCCGCCGTCCAGCGCCGTGTCGATGAACTGCTGGACCGTTTCGATCTCGCCGACGCCGGAAAGCGCCAGGTCAAGGGGTACTCCGGCGGAATGCAGCGCCGTCTCGACGTCGCGCTCGGCCTCGTCCACCGCCCCGAGGTGCTCTTCCTCGACGAACCCACCACCGGACTCGACCCCGAGGCCCGCACGGCCATGTGGGACGAGATCTCCCGGCTGGCCGGCGACGAGGGGCTGACCATCGTTCTCACGACGCACTACCTGGAGGAGGCCGACCGGCTCGCCGAACGCATCGCGATCGTCGACCGCGGCCGGATCGTGGTCGAGGGCGCCCCCGACGACCTCAAGGGCGAACTCCGCGGCGACGCCGTCCACATGGAGTTGCGCGCCGACGGCGACACCAGGGCGGTCGACGCCGCGCTCACCGGACTGCCCGGGGTGCACGAGGTGCTGCTCGACGGTCGCCGGGTGAGCGTGCGCGCCGAGGACGGCGCGGCCGCCGTCCCCGTCCTGCTCGCCGCCCTGGAGCGGGCCGGTGCGGCGGTCGCCGCCGCCACCGTGGCCCGCCCGTCCCTCGACGACGTCTATCTGCGCTACGCCGGACGCCGCTTCTCCGAGGCCGACGCCGCCGACGCCCGACAGGTCCCCGCCCCCACCCCCGTCGGAGGCGCCCGATGA
- the tatC gene encoding twin-arginine translocase subunit TatC — MLKSARKQETDPDGRMPLVEHLRELRNRLAKGLLGIVVVTIVAAFFYKGIIEFFTNPVLKSVGCESSFAELAKKDDGTCARIVLNGLLTPFTLALKVSLMAGVVLSSPIWLYQLWAFVAPGLHKHEKKYSLAFVGAGFPLFLAGGLFAYKTLPTMARVLLDFSPAGLDNQLPLDDLLDLITRMVVVFGLSFELPLLLVMLNFGGVITGKRMLGWWRGMIMGITVFAAVATPSTDPVSMLALAGPIWVLYFVATAISLLNDRRKAQLAAAGPADDEASELDLTPEDIGEIESVSSSRSLPTQTSSDRDRVNGYDDIT, encoded by the coding sequence TTGCTCAAGTCTGCCCGCAAGCAGGAGACGGACCCCGACGGCCGCATGCCCTTGGTGGAGCACCTGCGTGAGCTGCGTAACCGGCTGGCCAAAGGCCTGCTCGGAATCGTCGTCGTCACGATCGTGGCCGCGTTCTTCTACAAGGGGATCATCGAGTTCTTCACCAACCCGGTACTGAAGTCCGTCGGTTGTGAGTCCAGCTTCGCCGAGCTCGCCAAGAAGGACGACGGTACGTGCGCGCGTATCGTCCTGAACGGTCTGCTCACCCCGTTCACCCTTGCCCTCAAGGTCTCCTTGATGGCGGGCGTCGTCCTTTCCTCGCCGATCTGGCTCTACCAGCTGTGGGCCTTCGTCGCCCCGGGTCTGCACAAGCACGAGAAGAAGTACTCGCTCGCCTTCGTCGGTGCGGGGTTCCCGCTCTTCCTCGCCGGTGGCCTCTTCGCGTACAAGACGCTGCCCACGATGGCCCGAGTGCTCCTGGACTTCTCGCCGGCCGGCCTGGACAACCAGCTGCCGCTGGACGACCTGCTGGATCTGATCACGCGCATGGTGGTGGTCTTCGGGCTCTCCTTCGAACTGCCCCTGCTGCTCGTCATGCTGAACTTCGGCGGGGTCATCACCGGCAAGCGGATGCTCGGCTGGTGGCGGGGCATGATCATGGGGATCACGGTCTTCGCGGCGGTGGCCACGCCCAGCACCGACCCGGTGAGCATGCTGGCGCTCGCCGGACCGATCTGGGTGCTCTACTTCGTGGCCACGGCGATCTCGCTCCTCAACGACCGCCGCAAGGCGCAGCTCGCGGCGGCGGGGCCCGCCGACGACGAGGCCTCGGAGCTGGACCTCACCCCCGAAGACATCGGTGAGATCGAATCGGTCTCGTCCAGCCGGTCGTTGCCCACCCAGACGAGCTCGGACCGTGACCGGGTCAACGGTTACGACGACATCACCTGA
- a CDS encoding SPW repeat protein gives MSNLSHAGRDIASHPDVSEMRDRYARVLGGRDVALVDAPVFLVGLYCAISPWVLGFTTSQPTLVAHNLIMGIAIAVLGLGFTVMPERMYGLSWAICAIGAWMIASTWVVGSGPSLGVILNNVIIGGLTLLLGLVCAGASMKIGKRGTRGTRGTPTD, from the coding sequence ATGTCAAACCTCTCGCACGCCGGCCGTGACATCGCCAGTCACCCCGATGTTTCCGAAATGCGCGATCGCTATGCGCGAGTGCTCGGCGGCCGCGACGTGGCCCTCGTGGACGCACCGGTGTTCCTCGTCGGTCTCTACTGCGCCATCTCGCCCTGGGTGCTCGGCTTCACGACGAGCCAGCCCACCCTCGTGGCACACAACCTGATCATGGGTATCGCCATCGCCGTGCTGGGCCTCGGATTCACCGTCATGCCGGAGCGGATGTACGGCCTGAGCTGGGCCATCTGCGCCATAGGCGCCTGGATGATCGCCTCGACGTGGGTGGTCGGCAGCGGCCCGAGCCTCGGCGTCATCCTGAACAACGTCATCATCGGCGGACTGACCCTGCTGCTGGGGCTGGTCTGCGCGGGCGCGTCGATGAAGATCGGCAAGCGCGGCACGCGCGGCACACGCGGCACGCCCACAGACTGA
- a CDS encoding anti-sigma factor, whose amino-acid sequence MSNAELHTLTGAYALQALPEAERRDFERHLGDCEACAVEVRELSETATRLGLAVARTPPPELRERVLREITDVRQDSPSGAGRPRSDGGGAGPVAGVTGPSGRWPKFALAACLAAACFGGIAVWQNRAAEDARQEAHTARQQNERLVRVLAAPDAKASSGAMKGGAKGTIVVSRTANRAVFMASGMQQPPGDKVYQLWFDDHGSMRSAGLMNSAATSDAMVLDGPVDGASGIGITVEPAGGSAQPTSAPMALMNFPAA is encoded by the coding sequence ATGAGCAACGCCGAACTGCACACGCTGACCGGGGCCTACGCCCTGCAGGCCCTGCCGGAGGCCGAGCGGCGGGACTTCGAGCGGCATCTCGGCGACTGCGAGGCCTGCGCCGTGGAGGTGCGCGAGCTGTCGGAGACCGCCACCCGGCTCGGGCTCGCGGTGGCCCGCACACCACCGCCCGAGCTGCGCGAACGGGTGCTGCGGGAGATCACGGACGTGCGGCAGGACTCGCCTTCGGGCGCCGGGCGCCCCCGCTCCGACGGGGGTGGGGCGGGTCCGGTCGCCGGTGTGACGGGGCCGAGCGGCCGGTGGCCGAAGTTCGCACTCGCCGCGTGTCTGGCCGCCGCCTGCTTCGGAGGGATCGCCGTCTGGCAGAACCGGGCGGCCGAGGACGCCCGACAGGAGGCCCACACGGCCCGACAGCAGAACGAGCGGCTGGTCCGGGTCCTCGCCGCACCGGACGCCAAGGCGTCGTCCGGTGCCATGAAGGGCGGTGCGAAGGGAACGATCGTGGTCTCGCGGACCGCGAACCGGGCCGTGTTCATGGCCTCGGGAATGCAGCAGCCACCCGGCGACAAGGTGTACCAGTTGTGGTTCGACGACCACGGCAGCATGCGTTCCGCCGGTCTGATGAACTCCGCGGCGACGAGCGACGCCATGGTGCTGGACGGGCCGGTCGACGGAGCGTCGGGCATAGGCATCACGGTCGAACCCGCCGGTGGCTCCGCGCAACCGACATCGGCACCCATGGCTCTGATGAACTTTCCGGCGGCCTGA
- a CDS encoding diacylglycerol kinase produces the protein MTSEITLFVNPTAGRGRGARAAQPAASALRDAGFSVRTVLGEDAADALRRAREAVAGGTGALIAVGGDGMMSLALHAVAGTETPLGVVAVGTGNDFARALGVPIRDPAAAGRLAARALKGGAVREIDLGRVGERWFGSVLASGFDSRVNDRGNRMRWVGGRFKYDLAILAELAAFKPIPYRIRLDGGPVREIEATLIAVGNGSTYGGGMRICADAVMDDGLFDVTVVGDCSRTTLLKVFPRVYKGTHLGHPKVTSHRVSSIELAAAGVTAYADGEQLGALPLTATCVPGAARVLAPGSPGGI, from the coding sequence GTGACCAGCGAGATCACCCTTTTCGTCAATCCCACCGCGGGACGCGGCCGGGGCGCGCGTGCCGCGCAGCCGGCCGCTTCCGCGTTGCGGGACGCCGGATTCTCCGTGCGTACGGTTCTCGGCGAGGACGCCGCCGACGCCCTGCGGCGTGCGCGGGAGGCCGTCGCGGGCGGCACCGGTGCACTGATAGCGGTGGGCGGGGACGGCATGATGTCCCTCGCCCTGCACGCCGTGGCCGGAACGGAGACCCCGCTCGGGGTCGTCGCCGTGGGCACCGGGAACGACTTCGCCCGCGCGCTCGGGGTGCCGATACGGGATCCGGCCGCGGCCGGACGGCTCGCCGCCCGGGCGCTCAAGGGCGGGGCGGTCCGCGAGATCGATCTCGGCCGGGTCGGCGAGCGGTGGTTCGGGTCCGTGCTCGCCTCCGGCTTCGACTCCCGGGTCAACGACCGCGGCAACCGGATGCGCTGGGTCGGCGGACGGTTCAAGTACGACCTCGCGATCCTCGCCGAACTCGCCGCGTTCAAACCGATCCCGTATCGCATCAGGCTGGACGGCGGACCGGTCCGGGAGATCGAGGCGACGCTCATCGCCGTCGGCAACGGATCGACGTACGGCGGCGGCATGCGGATCTGCGCGGACGCCGTCATGGACGACGGGCTCTTCGACGTGACCGTCGTCGGGGACTGCAGCCGCACCACACTCCTCAAGGTATTTCCTCGCGTCTACAAGGGAACGCACCTCGGCCACCCCAAGGTCACTTCGCACCGGGTCTCCTCGATCGAGCTCGCCGCGGCCGGTGTCACGGCATACGCGGACGGTGAACAACTCGGCGCACTGCCGCTCACCGCCACCTGCGTACCGGGCGCGGCGAGGGTTCTCGCACCGGGTTCTCCCGGCGGTATTTAA
- a CDS encoding sigma-70 family RNA polymerase sigma factor — MKEAVYISGARSAGPDLQELLGMVARGDQDAFAEVYDAVSGPVLGLVRSVLRDPAQSEEVAQEVLVEVWRTAPRFRAARGSAMSWVLTLAHRRAVDRVRSAEASAAREYRTALLDRTPPFDEVTEQVESRLEREQVRRCVRTLSELQRQSVDLAYYRGLTYREVSELLSVPLGTIKTRLRDGLIRLRDCLGVGA, encoded by the coding sequence GTGAAGGAAGCCGTGTACATCAGCGGAGCGCGCTCGGCGGGGCCCGATCTCCAGGAGCTCCTGGGGATGGTCGCCCGAGGCGACCAGGACGCCTTCGCCGAGGTGTACGACGCGGTCAGCGGGCCGGTCCTCGGGCTCGTACGGAGCGTGCTGCGTGATCCCGCCCAGTCGGAGGAGGTCGCGCAGGAGGTGCTGGTCGAGGTGTGGCGTACCGCTCCTCGGTTCCGGGCCGCCCGCGGCAGCGCGATGAGCTGGGTGCTGACACTGGCCCATCGCCGGGCCGTGGACCGGGTGCGCTCGGCCGAGGCCTCGGCGGCCCGTGAGTACAGGACCGCGCTGCTCGACCGCACACCCCCCTTCGACGAGGTCACCGAGCAGGTCGAGAGCCGGCTGGAGCGTGAACAGGTCCGCCGCTGCGTACGGACGCTCTCCGAGCTGCAACGGCAGTCCGTGGACCTCGCCTACTACCGGGGGCTGACGTATCGCGAGGTGTCGGAGCTGCTTTCCGTACCGCTCGGGACGATCAAGACACGGCTGCGCGACGGACTGATCCGGCTGCGCGACTGCCTCGGGGTGGGCGCATGA
- a CDS encoding ABC transporter permease, with protein MSSQVLVQTWYMTQRHLMAVVRQPVFLVISLVQPVIWLFLFGNLFRKVVELGGFGTTSYLDYLIPGIVVMSALGSSMWAGMGTLEEIERGTLNRFLTTPVSRNALMNANVVQNGISTAVQSVVIVLLGRVAGATYPGSAGGLLILVVASILLGTVFGALSNALGMLVRQRESIIGINTFLLLPLTFLSSSFMAPSQMPPWMRHIADFNPVNWAMVAGRSALTSDPEWGLVLGRGGALLVLAAVAVGLSTRTFRSYQKSV; from the coding sequence ATGAGCAGCCAAGTCCTCGTCCAGACCTGGTACATGACCCAACGTCATCTCATGGCGGTCGTCCGTCAGCCGGTCTTCCTGGTGATCTCCCTCGTCCAGCCGGTGATCTGGTTGTTCCTCTTCGGCAACCTCTTCAGGAAGGTCGTCGAGCTCGGTGGCTTCGGCACCACGTCCTATCTGGACTACCTGATCCCCGGCATCGTGGTGATGAGCGCCCTCGGATCGAGCATGTGGGCCGGCATGGGCACCCTGGAGGAGATCGAGCGCGGCACGCTCAACCGCTTCCTGACGACGCCCGTCAGCCGCAACGCGCTGATGAACGCCAACGTCGTGCAGAACGGCATCAGCACCGCCGTGCAGTCCGTCGTCATCGTGCTGCTCGGCCGGGTCGCCGGAGCCACCTACCCGGGCAGCGCGGGCGGCCTGCTGATCCTGGTCGTCGCGTCGATCCTGCTCGGCACGGTCTTCGGCGCGCTCTCCAACGCCCTGGGCATGCTGGTCCGTCAGCGCGAGTCGATCATCGGCATCAACACCTTTCTGCTGCTGCCGCTGACTTTCCTCTCCTCCTCCTTCATGGCCCCGAGCCAGATGCCGCCCTGGATGCGGCACATCGCCGACTTCAACCCGGTCAACTGGGCGATGGTGGCGGGCCGTTCGGCGCTGACCTCCGATCCCGAATGGGGTCTGGTGCTCGGCCGCGGGGGAGCCCTGCTGGTCCTCGCGGCGGTGGCTGTCGGGCTGTCCACCCGTACGTTCCGCTCGTACCAGAAGTCCGTCTGA
- a CDS encoding molybdopterin-dependent oxidoreductase: protein MLVVTENRDDPRQTGASSSRRSRWARATLAALSGLIAGFCALAVAELAAAVVRPESGPVTAVGSAVIDRTPPAVKEFAVRNFGTDDKVVLQLGILVLLALFAMGIGMLALRHRLLGSAAVLVFGLVGAVSAVGRPEGAPADALPSVVGAVVAAGVLYLLVGRLTPPPPPSPAAGEREAEAYVTFDRRGFVVAGTTAAAASAGAGFLGRRLTSSVQAGAGASRHNLVLPVPESAAPAIPPGADLRIRGLSSFITPNKDFYRVDTALVVPRVDAGTWRLKIHGKGVARPVTVDIHDLLGREVIERDITLACVSNEVGGPYVGNARWIGVRLADLLREAGVRPPSKGGPADQIVARSVDGMTIGTPVETAMDGRDAMLAFGMNGEPLPFEHGFPVRMVVPGLYGYVSACKWIKDIELTTFDAYDAYWVERSWSQQAPIKTESRIDTPRPFSSPKAGTVPVAGVAWAQHRGISRVEVRVDGGEWHTARLAAADNRDTWRQWVWEWPATSGNHTLEVRATDGTGATQTGDRVGTVPNGATGWHSVMVDVS from the coding sequence ATGCTGGTTGTGACTGAAAACCGAGACGATCCGCGGCAGACCGGAGCATCGTCCTCCCGACGATCCCGCTGGGCACGCGCCACTCTCGCCGCGCTCAGCGGTCTGATCGCCGGGTTCTGCGCCCTGGCCGTGGCCGAACTTGCCGCGGCTGTCGTACGTCCCGAGTCGGGCCCGGTCACGGCGGTGGGGAGTGCGGTCATCGACCGCACTCCCCCTGCCGTGAAGGAGTTCGCCGTACGGAATTTCGGCACGGACGACAAGGTGGTGCTCCAACTCGGGATCCTGGTTCTCCTGGCGCTCTTCGCCATGGGGATCGGGATGCTGGCGCTGCGGCACCGGCTGCTCGGTTCCGCTGCCGTCCTGGTCTTCGGTCTGGTCGGGGCGGTGTCGGCGGTGGGGCGCCCGGAAGGCGCACCGGCCGACGCGCTGCCTTCGGTGGTGGGGGCCGTGGTGGCCGCGGGGGTGCTGTATCTCCTGGTCGGGCGGCTCACACCGCCTCCGCCTCCCTCTCCCGCGGCTGGGGAGAGGGAGGCGGAGGCATACGTCACCTTCGACCGCCGCGGCTTCGTCGTCGCGGGGACCACGGCGGCGGCCGCCTCGGCGGGCGCGGGATTCCTGGGACGCCGGCTCACCTCCTCCGTCCAGGCCGGGGCCGGCGCTTCGCGTCACAACCTGGTCCTCCCCGTACCGGAATCCGCCGCACCGGCCATTCCCCCGGGCGCCGACCTGAGGATCCGGGGACTGAGTTCCTTCATCACCCCGAACAAGGACTTCTACCGGGTGGACACGGCGCTGGTCGTGCCACGCGTCGATGCCGGTACGTGGCGGCTGAAGATCCATGGCAAGGGCGTCGCACGGCCCGTCACCGTCGACATCCACGATCTGCTGGGCCGAGAGGTCATCGAGCGCGACATCACCCTGGCCTGCGTGTCCAACGAGGTCGGCGGCCCCTACGTCGGCAACGCCAGGTGGATCGGCGTACGGCTGGCCGATCTGCTGCGCGAGGCCGGGGTGCGGCCGCCGTCGAAGGGCGGTCCCGCCGACCAGATCGTCGCGCGTTCCGTCGACGGCATGACGATCGGCACACCGGTCGAAACGGCCATGGACGGACGCGACGCGATGCTCGCCTTCGGCATGAACGGCGAGCCACTGCCTTTCGAGCACGGCTTCCCTGTCCGGATGGTCGTTCCCGGCCTGTACGGGTACGTATCGGCCTGCAAGTGGATCAAAGACATCGAGCTCACCACGTTCGACGCGTACGACGCCTACTGGGTCGAACGGTCCTGGTCCCAGCAGGCGCCGATCAAGACCGAGTCACGGATCGACACGCCCCGCCCGTTCTCCTCCCCGAAGGCCGGCACGGTACCGGTGGCCGGGGTGGCCTGGGCCCAGCACCGCGGTATCTCGCGGGTCGAGGTCCGGGTGGACGGCGGGGAGTGGCACACGGCCCGGCTGGCCGCCGCGGACAACCGGGACACCTGGCGCCAGTGGGTGTGGGAGTGGCCCGCCACATCCGGCAATCACACCCTCGAGGTCCGTGCCACGGACGGAACCGGCGCCACCCAGACCGGCGACCGCGTCGGCACCGTGCCCAACGGCGCGACGGGCTGGCACTCGGTGATGGTCGACGTGTCCTGA
- a CDS encoding PadR family transcriptional regulator: MAKRRKLGNPLALTVMVLLAERSMHPYEIAQTLRRRGKEHSVKINFGSLYTVVQNLEKHGYVEVAGVQRQGNRPERTLYGITEAGRVEMLDWLSDLLAVPAAEYPVFETALSLLPVLPPEEVAELMETREAALEIQAAALRGVLGQLGDKLPRLFVVETEYQLHMIDAQLEWIKNFRQELTDATISGIEEWKSFHESGEVPQDWQELDEQEIVLDPERKA, from the coding sequence GTGGCCAAGCGGCGCAAGCTCGGCAATCCACTGGCACTGACGGTCATGGTGCTGCTCGCCGAGCGTTCCATGCATCCGTACGAGATCGCCCAGACGCTTCGCCGACGCGGCAAGGAACACAGCGTCAAGATCAATTTCGGTTCGCTGTACACCGTCGTCCAGAACTTGGAGAAGCACGGTTACGTCGAGGTCGCGGGCGTCCAGCGACAGGGCAACCGCCCCGAGCGCACGCTCTACGGCATCACCGAAGCCGGGCGCGTGGAGATGCTCGACTGGCTCTCCGACCTGCTCGCCGTGCCGGCCGCCGAGTACCCGGTCTTCGAGACGGCCCTGTCGCTTCTTCCGGTACTGCCGCCGGAGGAAGTGGCCGAGCTGATGGAGACCCGCGAGGCGGCCCTGGAGATCCAGGCTGCGGCGCTCCGGGGGGTTCTCGGTCAGCTGGGAGACAAGCTGCCCCGCCTCTTCGTCGTCGAGACCGAATACCAGCTCCACATGATCGATGCACAGCTGGAATGGATCAAGAACTTCCGTCAGGAACTCACCGACGCCACGATCAGTGGTATCGAGGAGTGGAAGTCCTTCCACGAATCCGGTGAAGTCCCGCAGGACTGGCAGGAGTTGGACGAGCAGGAGATCGTCCTGGACCCGGAGCGGAAGGCGTAG
- a CDS encoding DEAD/DEAH box helicase codes for MTEDLSPAERYQASRIRAAELATALAPFRELYEFDLDPYQIEACEALEAGKGVLVAAPTGSGKTIVGEFAVHLALAQGRKCFYTTPIKALSNQKFADLVKRYGPDKVGLLTGDNSVNGDAPVVVMTTEVLRNMLYAGSQTLRGLGYVVMDEVHYLSDRFRGAVWEEVIIHLPDSVTLVSLSATVSNAEEFGDWLDTVRGDTEVIVSEHRPVPLWQHVLAGRRIYDLFEEETDHGGRGSGRREVNPDLVRLARMENQRGYNPRERRRGKMVREADRERERRERSRIWTPSRPEVIDRLDAEGLLPAITFIFSRAACEAAVQQCLHAGLRLNDEAKRRLVREIVEERTASIPGEDLHVLGYYEWLEGLERGIAAHHAGMLPTFKEVVEELFVRGLVKAVFATETLALGINMPARSVVLEKLVKWNGEQHADITPGEYTQLTGRAGRRGIDIEGHAVVLWQRGMDPGALAGLAGTRTYPLRSSFRPSYNMAVNLVHQFGRHRSRELLETSFAQFQADRSVVGISRQVQRNEEGLEGYREGMTCHLGDFEEYARLRRDLKDRETELAKQGASQRRAAAAASLEKLKPGDVIHVPTGKFAGLALVLDPGLPGGRTNGHGHRGLEYHDGPRPLVLTAERQVKRLASIDFPVPVEALERMRVPKSFNPRSPQSRRDLASALRTKAGHIAPERHRRDRSPAADDREIARYRAALRAHPCHGCDEREDHARWAERYHRLQRDTKQLERRIEGRTNTIARTFDRIVALLTELDYLRGNEVTEHGQRLARLYGELDLLASECLRDGVWEGLNPAELAACVSALVYEARQADDAVAPKLPSGPAKAAMGEMVRIWGRLDALEEDFKINQAEGVGQREPDLGFAWAVYMWASGRSLDEVLGEVEMPAGDFVRWCKQVIDVLGQIAAAAPREGSSVARSARKAVDAVLRGVVAYSSVG; via the coding sequence ATGACAGAGGACCTCTCACCAGCTGAGCGATACCAGGCTTCTCGGATCCGCGCCGCCGAGCTGGCCACGGCACTCGCGCCCTTCCGCGAGTTGTACGAGTTCGATCTGGACCCCTACCAGATCGAGGCATGCGAGGCGCTGGAGGCAGGCAAGGGGGTGCTCGTCGCCGCTCCCACCGGCTCGGGCAAGACGATCGTCGGCGAATTCGCCGTGCACCTCGCGCTCGCGCAGGGCCGCAAGTGCTTCTACACCACCCCCATCAAGGCCCTGTCCAACCAGAAGTTCGCCGATCTGGTCAAGCGCTACGGACCGGACAAGGTCGGCCTGCTGACCGGCGACAACAGCGTCAACGGCGACGCCCCGGTGGTCGTCATGACCACCGAAGTGCTGCGGAACATGCTGTACGCGGGCTCGCAGACGCTGCGCGGTCTGGGCTACGTGGTGATGGACGAGGTGCACTACCTCTCCGACCGCTTCCGGGGCGCCGTCTGGGAGGAAGTGATCATTCACCTCCCCGACTCCGTGACCCTGGTGTCACTGTCGGCGACCGTGTCCAACGCCGAGGAGTTCGGTGACTGGCTGGACACCGTCCGCGGTGACACCGAGGTCATCGTCTCCGAACACCGCCCCGTGCCGCTCTGGCAGCACGTGCTGGCGGGCCGCCGGATATACGACCTCTTCGAGGAGGAGACCGACCACGGCGGCCGCGGCTCTGGACGGCGCGAAGTCAACCCCGACCTGGTCCGGCTCGCCCGGATGGAGAACCAGCGGGGCTACAACCCGCGGGAACGCCGCCGCGGAAAGATGGTCCGCGAGGCGGACCGCGAGCGCGAGCGCCGCGAGCGCAGCCGCATCTGGACCCCGTCCAGGCCCGAGGTCATCGACCGGCTGGACGCCGAAGGGCTGCTCCCCGCCATCACGTTCATCTTCAGCCGGGCCGCCTGCGAAGCCGCCGTGCAGCAGTGTCTGCATGCCGGACTCCGGCTCAACGACGAGGCCAAGCGGCGTCTGGTCCGCGAGATCGTCGAGGAGCGGACCGCGTCCATCCCCGGCGAGGACCTCCATGTCCTCGGCTACTACGAGTGGCTCGAAGGACTGGAGCGTGGCATCGCCGCGCACCACGCCGGCATGCTGCCCACGTTCAAGGAAGTCGTGGAGGAGCTCTTCGTACGAGGGCTCGTCAAGGCGGTCTTCGCGACGGAGACGCTCGCCCTCGGCATCAACATGCCCGCTCGCTCGGTCGTGCTGGAGAAGCTCGTCAAGTGGAACGGCGAACAGCACGCCGACATCACCCCCGGCGAGTACACCCAGCTGACCGGGCGGGCCGGACGCCGTGGGATCGACATCGAAGGTCATGCGGTGGTGCTGTGGCAGCGTGGCATGGATCCGGGCGCGCTGGCCGGACTTGCGGGTACGCGGACGTATCCGCTGCGGTCCAGCTTCCGGCCCTCGTACAACATGGCCGTCAACCTGGTGCATCAGTTCGGGCGGCACCGCTCGCGCGAGCTGCTGGAGACCTCCTTCGCGCAGTTCCAGGCCGACCGGTCGGTGGTCGGGATCTCCCGGCAGGTCCAGCGGAACGAGGAGGGGCTGGAGGGCTATCGCGAGGGCATGACCTGTCACCTCGGTGACTTCGAGGAGTACGCGCGGCTGCGCCGCGACCTCAAGGACCGGGAGACCGAGCTCGCCAAGCAGGGCGCATCGCAGCGGCGGGCCGCGGCGGCGGCGTCCCTGGAGAAGCTCAAGCCCGGCGATGTCATCCACGTGCCCACCGGCAAGTTCGCCGGACTGGCGCTGGTCCTCGACCCGGGGCTGCCGGGCGGACGGACCAATGGGCACGGGCACCGCGGACTCGAATACCACGACGGGCCACGGCCGTTGGTGCTGACCGCCGAGCGACAGGTCAAGAGGCTCGCCTCGATCGACTTCCCCGTTCCGGTGGAGGCGCTGGAGCGGATGCGGGTGCCGAAGTCGTTCAACCCGCGCTCGCCGCAGTCGCGTCGCGATCTGGCCTCCGCTCTGCGGACGAAGGCGGGGCACATAGCGCCGGAGCGGCACCGCAGGGATCGGTCACCCGCGGCCGACGACCGGGAGATCGCCCGCTACCGGGCGGCGTTGCGCGCCCACCCCTGCCACGGGTGCGACGAGCGTGAGGACCATGCGCGATGGGCCGAGCGGTACCACCGGCTGCAGCGCGACACCAAGCAACTGGAGCGGCGGATCGAGGGGCGGACGAACACGATCGCCCGTACCTTCGACCGGATCGTCGCGCTGCTCACCGAGCTCGACTACTTGCGGGGCAATGAGGTCACCGAGCACGGGCAGCGTCTCGCACGGCTCTACGGCGAGCTGGATCTGCTGGCGAGCGAATGCCTGCGGGACGGGGTGTGGGAGGGCTTGAACCCGGCCGAACTCGCCGCGTGCGTCTCCGCGTTGGTGTACGAGGCGCGGCAGGCCGATGATGCGGTGGCGCCGAAGCTGCCGTCGGGGCCCGCGAAAGCCGCGATGGGCGAGATGGTCCGGATCTGGGGCCGGCTCGATGCCCTGGAGGAGGACTTCAAGATCAACCAAGCGGAGGGGGTCGGCCAGCGCGAACCCGATCTCGGGTTTGCCTGGGCGGTCTACATGTGGGCGTCCGGGCGGTCGCTGGACGAGGTGCTGGGCGAGGTGGAGATGCCGGCCGGGGACTTCGTGCGGTGGTGCAAGCAAGTGATCGATGTGCTGGGGCAGATCGCGGCTGCGGCTCCACGGGAGGGGAGTTCGGTGGCGCGGAGTGCACGCAAGGCGGTGGACGCGGTGTTGCGGGGGGTCGTGGCCTACAGCTCCGTGGGGTGA